In the Myxococcaceae bacterium genome, one interval contains:
- the mvk gene encoding mevalonate kinase, which produces MAKACGKIILSGEHGVVYGYPAIAQCIDRSVFVKVIPRGEPGLYFEPPNVKLRTLNSELFKQIAPKLVELFGPEISHLCFQVQSDIPPGSGLGSSAALSVALVRAIFEHNHEVLSQSDTVQYALELEKIFHGNPSGVDHTTIAAQSLIWFHQGRFENIRCLNPLHFRISTTATQAGTRALITAVRRNFEKNPRHIQTLFENIACITFQMRDAIESNDRSAVGALMTKNHFLLQDLGVSTPELDRLCESAKQEGALGAKLTGAGGGGSVIALF; this is translated from the coding sequence ATGGCCAAGGCATGCGGAAAAATTATCCTCTCGGGTGAGCACGGAGTCGTCTACGGCTATCCTGCCATCGCTCAATGCATCGACCGAAGCGTTTTTGTGAAAGTCATTCCAAGGGGTGAACCAGGTCTTTATTTTGAACCACCGAATGTCAAGCTCAGAACTCTGAACTCTGAACTCTTCAAGCAAATTGCTCCGAAATTGGTTGAGCTTTTTGGACCTGAAATCAGCCATCTTTGCTTCCAAGTACAAAGTGACATTCCACCCGGATCGGGTTTAGGAAGTTCAGCAGCACTTTCCGTGGCGCTCGTCCGAGCGATTTTCGAACACAATCATGAAGTTCTTTCGCAATCGGATACTGTTCAATATGCCCTTGAACTGGAAAAGATTTTTCATGGCAATCCCTCTGGGGTGGATCACACTACCATTGCGGCTCAAAGCCTGATTTGGTTTCATCAAGGTCGCTTTGAGAATATCCGCTGCCTGAATCCCCTTCACTTTCGCATTTCAACCACAGCGACTCAAGCGGGTACGCGAGCCTTGATCACTGCGGTTCGAAGAAATTTCGAAAAAAACCCTCGACACATCCAAACCCTCTTCGAAAATATCGCCTGCATCACTTTTCAGATGCGAGATGCCATCGAATCCAACGACCGATCTGCAGTCGGAGCCTTGATGACAAAGAATCATTTTCTTCTCCAAGACCTAGGAGTCTCAACACCCGAGTTGGACCGGCTCTGCGAAAGTGCCAAGCAAGAAGGCGCCTTAGGAGCGAAACTCACCGGAGCGGGCGGCGGGGGTTCTGTCATCGCGCTGTTTTGA
- a CDS encoding cation:proton antiporter, whose protein sequence is MIELETIEALVSLMITATIVGIVAARMKVPYTVSLVLVGLGINALHVVPNLKLTPGLLLTVFLPALLFEAAIHFPAHELKQYSPTIATLALPGILISAIITAWVLSVGFSTLGFSQSVGFLYFLLFGTIIAATDPVSVISLLRQLGVDRKLSLLIEGESVFNDGTAIVFYHAVLIALNVGHFDWSDSLFQLISYSLGGIFIGSILGLFAGFIIPIAEDHLISIAITTVTAYGSYLLAERVHTSGILATVMAGLFVGNLGSHKTFNANTRVAVTSFWEYVSFFITSIVFLLMGLEVSVPLLFNNAGVIAVAYIAVLASRAVSVYMALPILKRMGQPLAVKEATIIWWSGLRGALSMVLVLSLPETIAFKDTLIAMTFGVVVLSVVFQGSTIPLLLRWLKLMPVRTEAVSFLNTRLARLKAIKSQLETVSRLSSQDLPAAKALIARLQAERVEILKDLEERQEEASFQEAAGLRLEAIKKGLKQIAKMSYRDSLESNLLTEKEAEELTLRLE, encoded by the coding sequence ATGATCGAACTTGAAACCATTGAAGCCTTAGTCTCGTTAATGATCACGGCCACGATTGTTGGCATCGTAGCTGCGCGTATGAAGGTGCCGTATACGGTATCGCTGGTCTTGGTCGGTTTAGGAATCAATGCGCTTCATGTGGTTCCCAACCTGAAGTTAACACCGGGCCTCTTATTAACCGTATTTTTACCGGCGCTTCTCTTCGAAGCCGCGATTCATTTTCCAGCTCATGAATTGAAGCAGTATTCTCCTACCATCGCGACTTTGGCGCTGCCCGGTATTTTGATTTCTGCCATTATCACGGCTTGGGTGCTTTCGGTTGGTTTTTCGACCTTGGGTTTTTCGCAGTCGGTCGGTTTTTTGTATTTTCTGCTTTTTGGTACCATCATTGCGGCAACCGATCCCGTATCGGTGATCAGCTTGTTGCGCCAGCTCGGAGTTGATCGAAAACTCTCCCTTTTGATTGAAGGCGAAAGCGTATTCAACGACGGGACGGCCATTGTTTTTTATCACGCCGTTCTGATTGCTTTGAATGTGGGTCATTTCGATTGGTCTGATAGCTTGTTTCAGCTGATTAGCTATTCGTTGGGCGGGATTTTTATTGGATCGATCTTGGGGCTGTTTGCGGGCTTTATCATTCCCATTGCTGAAGATCATCTGATTTCCATCGCGATTACGACGGTGACGGCTTACGGCTCTTACTTGCTTGCAGAGAGAGTTCACACATCGGGTATTTTAGCAACGGTGATGGCTGGGCTCTTTGTCGGGAACTTAGGCTCCCATAAGACTTTCAACGCCAATACTCGCGTCGCGGTTACCAGCTTCTGGGAATACGTCTCTTTCTTCATCACCAGCATCGTATTTTTGCTCATGGGTTTGGAAGTGAGTGTGCCGCTCTTGTTTAACAATGCAGGCGTGATTGCCGTTGCTTATATCGCCGTACTCGCGTCCCGTGCGGTATCCGTGTACATGGCTTTGCCCATTTTAAAAAGAATGGGGCAGCCGCTTGCGGTTAAAGAAGCGACGATTATTTGGTGGTCGGGTCTGCGAGGCGCTCTGTCGATGGTTCTGGTGCTTTCTTTGCCGGAAACCATCGCTTTTAAAGATACGCTGATCGCGATGACTTTTGGGGTCGTCGTTCTATCCGTTGTTTTTCAAGGCTCGACCATTCCATTGCTTTTGCGCTGGCTTAAATTGATGCCTGTTCGTACCGAGGCTGTCTCGTTTTTGAATACTCGCTTGGCGCGTTTAAAAGCCATTAAATCTCAACTTGAAACGGTGTCGAGACTGAGTTCGCAGGACTTACCAGCAGCCAAGGCTTTGATTGCTCGCTTACAAGCGGAACGCGTTGAAATTTTGAAAGATCTCGAAGAACGCCAGGAAGAAGCGAGCTTTCAAGAAGCGGCTGGGTTGCGGCTTGAAGCAATTAAGAAAGGTTTGAAGCAAATCGCCAAAATGTCTTACCGAGATTCCTTGGAGTCGAATCTTCTGACCGAGAAAGAAGCTGAAGAGCTCACGTTGCGCTTAGAATGA
- the pssA gene encoding CDP-diacylglycerol--serine O-phosphatidyltransferase: protein MKQFKQRFQLRNALFILPNAFTVSSIFCGMYAILHSLTGNSAESLYEAGIAVFFAGFFDTCDGRVARITKTQSEFGVQLDSLADVISFGVAPALLVYKWALWPLGPMGFLGAFFYAACGAIRLARFNVISAREKGEAGEFFMGLPIPLAAAVLVASLVAHLKLFAGSPVKHPEWILYLILLMGILMISTVEYWTFKKSKFNRQTALTLLILLTGTWWFRLHYPISLGVVGLLGIYIVAGISRYSLNRLYWVRKE from the coding sequence ATGAAACAATTTAAACAGCGCTTTCAACTGCGCAATGCGCTTTTCATTCTGCCGAACGCTTTTACCGTTTCGTCGATCTTTTGTGGCATGTACGCCATTTTGCACAGCTTGACCGGCAACAGCGCTGAAAGTCTTTACGAAGCCGGTATCGCCGTATTTTTTGCAGGTTTTTTTGACACGTGCGATGGCCGAGTTGCGCGGATCACCAAGACGCAAAGCGAGTTCGGAGTGCAGCTCGATTCTTTGGCAGACGTGATCAGTTTTGGTGTTGCACCTGCTTTGTTGGTCTACAAATGGGCTCTTTGGCCCCTAGGACCGATGGGATTTTTGGGAGCTTTTTTCTACGCCGCCTGCGGAGCCATCCGTTTAGCCCGTTTTAATGTGATATCTGCTCGAGAAAAAGGAGAAGCCGGCGAATTTTTCATGGGCCTTCCGATCCCTTTAGCGGCTGCCGTTTTGGTGGCCTCTTTGGTCGCTCACTTGAAACTTTTTGCAGGTTCCCCTGTGAAGCACCCAGAATGGATCTTGTATTTGATCCTCCTGATGGGAATTCTCATGATCAGCACGGTTGAGTATTGGACTTTTAAGAAATCGAAGTTCAATCGACAAACCGCACTCACCCTTCTGATTCTGTTGACGGGAACCTGGTGGTTTCGCTTGCATTATCCGATTAGCTTGGGAGTCGTTGGGCTTCTCGGAATTTATATTGTGGCAGGCATTAGCCGTTATTCTCTAAATCGGTTATACTGGGTGCGAAAGGAGTAA
- a CDS encoding transposase, with protein sequence MSRTARLTRIGEPHWVFARPSGVADLFYLDQDYYSYLDTLEELARSRAVEVLAYCLHPTQIRLLMIPGQLSLSRAIQRLHTRHALRMNQHQKRFGPLFQNRFESRLLHSSSVLEAVRNTHLWPVRQGFVRRAENYAWSSHSAYLNPREANMSFLSTQPILSLFAGSETSSRRAFDRYVESASLEADDVLSIPSQLNPTAQPIKHPKKANLKFLDQRVALFLGIETKLIHTSSRRQDRVLARRLFATVASLKFAHPIREIAAYLKRDKAQISRLVSQGMDLIDQEGPFKIFFDSV encoded by the coding sequence GTGTCACGGACGGCTCGCTTAACCAGGATTGGCGAACCGCATTGGGTGTTTGCTCGACCAAGCGGTGTAGCCGATCTATTCTACTTGGATCAAGACTACTACTCGTATTTGGATACCCTGGAAGAGCTCGCGCGGTCTCGGGCCGTTGAGGTATTGGCCTATTGTCTTCATCCGACACAGATCAGGCTTTTGATGATTCCAGGCCAATTATCCCTCTCGCGCGCCATCCAACGGCTTCACACTCGACACGCTCTTCGAATGAATCAACATCAAAAACGCTTCGGACCCTTGTTTCAGAATCGATTCGAATCCCGTCTATTGCACTCTTCCAGTGTTCTGGAAGCCGTTCGCAACACGCATCTCTGGCCTGTGCGTCAGGGTTTTGTGCGCCGAGCAGAAAACTATGCTTGGAGCAGCCATTCGGCCTACCTGAATCCCAGAGAGGCGAACATGAGTTTTTTGAGCACCCAACCCATTCTTTCTCTCTTCGCAGGCAGCGAAACAAGTTCGCGTCGAGCCTTTGATCGATATGTCGAATCAGCCTCTCTCGAAGCAGATGACGTACTCAGCATCCCAAGTCAGCTGAACCCAACAGCGCAACCGATCAAACACCCTAAAAAAGCCAATTTAAAGTTTTTAGACCAACGAGTCGCTCTGTTTCTTGGCATCGAAACGAAACTGATTCACACAAGCTCTCGCAGACAAGATCGAGTACTGGCAAGACGATTATTCGCAACCGTTGCTTCTTTGAAATTCGCTCACCCAATTCGCGAAATTGCAGCCTATTTAAAACGTGACAAAGCTCAGATTAGCCGTCTTGTCTCGCAAGGGATGGATTTGATCGATCAAGAAGGGCCGTTTAAAATCTTTTTTGACTCTGTATGA
- a CDS encoding peroxiredoxin: MYSLIQKSAPDFNAEAVLANGEFGKIALSDFKDKKYVCLFFYPLDFTFVCPSEILSFSHRVKEFEERNTQILGVSVDSKFSHFAWRQTALEQGGIGNIHFPLISDITKEISRDYGVLIEDAVALRGTFLIDQSGVVRHATLNDLPLGRNVDETLRTIDALQHTEQFGEVCPAGWKKGLEAMKPSAAGVASYLKNNGSKL, translated from the coding sequence ATGTATAGCTTAATTCAAAAATCTGCCCCTGACTTTAACGCGGAAGCCGTCTTGGCCAATGGAGAGTTTGGAAAAATCGCTTTGTCTGATTTCAAAGACAAGAAATACGTTTGCCTATTTTTCTACCCACTGGATTTTACATTCGTCTGTCCTTCCGAGATTCTCTCTTTTTCTCATCGAGTCAAAGAATTTGAAGAACGCAATACACAAATCTTAGGGGTTTCGGTTGACTCGAAATTCAGCCATTTTGCCTGGCGTCAAACGGCCCTTGAACAAGGCGGAATTGGAAACATCCATTTCCCTCTTATCTCCGACATCACCAAAGAAATCTCTCGCGACTATGGCGTTTTAATCGAAGACGCCGTGGCTTTGAGAGGAACTTTCCTCATCGATCAATCCGGGGTTGTTCGCCACGCCACCCTGAATGACCTGCCCTTAGGCCGCAATGTCGATGAAACTCTGCGCACAATCGATGCCCTTCAGCACACCGAGCAATTCGGAGAGGTCTGCCCTGCTGGCTGGAAAAAAGGACTCGAGGCCATGAAACCAAGCGCAGCGGGTGTCGCTTCTTACTTAAAGAACAACGGCTCCAAGCTTTAA
- a CDS encoding ATP-binding protein yields MKRLPDNTADFPKLIQSNCVYVDKTRQLYHLLTGSGENFFLSRPRRFGKTLLISTFEQIFLGHRELFEGLWISQSDYTWPKHPVLRISLVEMGIGSPEEFERRLVRNLQKKAVEVGVHLQDNLSSAECLAGLVEALSKQNSVVLLIDEYDAPILAHIDHPPAAEAMRTILKSFYGVIKALDSHLRFVFLTGVTKFNKTSIFSGLNNLADLTLSDRAATLLGLTFEELQHFFSDHIQQAIHQNTLSKADFMQSMQDWYNGYRFSPHLPTRVYNPCSVIRCLLSGRFENHWSQTGTPSFLIKLIQEKDYPILDLENLIVSEEDLGTFDLDRIQLPTLLFQTGYLTIQDYDPRTKNFHLAYPNKEVSETMIKILAPILTGSLSFAPWQTLAEDLKDALRANDLDCFCSCLKSFFADIPYDLHIPLERYYQTVFYMLVKFMGADIMTEEKTNIGRIGAVFQTPTHTYIVEFKMGQSAQEALQQIEQKQYAQKYLLSGKSAVALGLAFAPKAKNIVDHVWKDL; encoded by the coding sequence CTTCCTGATAATACGGCTGATTTTCCAAAGCTCATTCAAAGCAACTGCGTTTATGTTGACAAGACCAGGCAGCTTTATCATCTCCTCACCGGCTCAGGAGAAAACTTCTTTCTCTCAAGGCCCAGGCGTTTTGGAAAGACCTTGTTGATTTCGACCTTCGAGCAAATTTTCCTAGGCCATCGAGAACTGTTCGAAGGTCTATGGATCAGCCAGAGCGACTATACTTGGCCCAAACACCCCGTCTTGCGCATCAGCCTGGTCGAAATGGGCATAGGCTCCCCGGAAGAGTTTGAAAGGCGTTTGGTTCGAAACCTGCAGAAAAAAGCCGTCGAAGTTGGAGTGCATTTACAGGACAATTTGAGCTCTGCAGAATGCCTTGCAGGCTTGGTAGAAGCCCTCTCTAAGCAAAACTCTGTCGTTCTTTTGATCGACGAATACGACGCCCCCATCCTCGCTCACATCGACCACCCACCTGCTGCAGAAGCCATGCGAACAATTCTCAAGTCCTTTTACGGAGTGATCAAGGCTTTGGATTCTCATCTACGCTTTGTTTTTCTGACCGGCGTCACCAAGTTCAACAAAACTTCTATTTTTTCCGGACTCAATAATCTCGCAGATTTGACTCTCAGCGACCGAGCAGCCACTTTATTGGGCCTCACTTTCGAAGAGCTGCAGCACTTTTTCTCCGATCACATCCAGCAAGCTATCCATCAAAACACTCTTTCAAAAGCCGATTTTATGCAATCCATGCAAGATTGGTACAACGGATACCGTTTCTCGCCTCACCTTCCTACTCGGGTTTATAATCCTTGCTCCGTCATTCGATGTTTACTCTCTGGCCGTTTTGAAAATCATTGGTCACAGACCGGAACTCCCAGTTTTCTCATCAAGCTCATCCAAGAGAAAGACTATCCTATCTTGGATTTGGAAAATCTCATTGTATCCGAGGAAGACTTAGGCACTTTTGACCTCGATCGAATTCAGTTGCCCACCTTGCTCTTTCAGACTGGCTATTTAACGATTCAAGACTACGACCCAAGAACCAAGAACTTTCATTTGGCTTACCCGAACAAAGAAGTTTCTGAAACCATGATCAAAATATTGGCTCCTATCCTTACAGGGAGTCTATCCTTTGCTCCGTGGCAAACACTGGCCGAAGATTTGAAAGACGCTCTCAGAGCCAACGATCTTGACTGTTTTTGTTCATGCCTCAAATCATTCTTCGCCGACATTCCCTACGATCTGCACATTCCGCTCGAACGCTACTACCAAACCGTGTTTTACATGTTGGTCAAGTTTATGGGCGCGGACATCATGACGGAAGAGAAAACCAATATAGGCCGCATCGGTGCGGTTTTTCAAACGCCAACACACACCTACATCGTGGAGTTCAAGATGGGTCAATCGGCCCAGGAAGCCCTCCAGCAGATCGAACAAAAACAGTACGCTCAAAAATACCTGCTCTCCGGTAAGTCTGCTGTAGCGCTTGGTCTAGCCTTTGCTCCCAAAGCCAAAAACATCGTCGACCACGTTTGGAAAGATCTGTAG
- a CDS encoding IMP dehydrogenase, translating to MFPLALTFNDVLLVPAYSEILPSQVDIQTTLGKKLLLKSPILSAAMDTVTESSMAMEMSRLGGLGVIHKNMSREAQVEEVKCVVQSGQRCAAAVGPNPELEARAKALVDAGAKILVLDTAHGHSKGVLNGITALKGWFGEEVVIIAGNIATQEAAKALIDAGADILKVGIGPGSICTTRLVAGVGVPQLTAVLEVSQAAKQHGVGVIADGGIRHSGDITKALAAGAQAVMLGSLIAGCEESPGQVMELNGQRFKYYRGMGSAAAMQKGSKDRYGQNDVRDTQKLVPEGVEAKTPYQGHLESVLFQLLGGLRSGMGYLGAATLPDLVKQARFVQITSAGLGESQVHSVDLSHV from the coding sequence ATGTTCCCTTTGGCGCTCACTTTTAATGATGTGTTGCTCGTACCGGCTTATTCTGAGATTCTCCCTTCTCAAGTAGATATCCAAACCACTCTAGGGAAGAAGCTGCTCTTAAAAAGTCCGATTTTATCTGCCGCGATGGATACGGTCACCGAAAGTTCTATGGCCATGGAAATGTCACGTTTAGGCGGACTTGGCGTGATTCACAAAAACATGAGCCGTGAAGCCCAAGTGGAAGAAGTCAAGTGCGTGGTTCAATCGGGTCAAAGATGCGCTGCTGCCGTAGGACCCAACCCCGAACTGGAAGCTCGAGCGAAAGCGTTAGTGGATGCGGGTGCAAAAATTTTAGTCCTGGATACGGCTCACGGACACTCGAAAGGCGTCTTAAACGGAATCACCGCGCTCAAAGGCTGGTTCGGGGAAGAGGTTGTTATTATCGCGGGCAATATTGCGACTCAAGAAGCTGCAAAAGCTTTAATAGACGCAGGAGCAGACATCCTAAAAGTCGGCATTGGACCCGGCTCTATCTGCACCACTCGCCTGGTCGCTGGCGTAGGAGTGCCTCAATTGACCGCTGTGCTCGAAGTCTCCCAAGCAGCCAAACAACATGGAGTCGGCGTAATTGCCGATGGTGGAATCCGACATTCCGGTGACATCACCAAAGCACTCGCAGCTGGAGCTCAGGCCGTGATGCTCGGCTCATTGATTGCGGGCTGTGAAGAATCTCCGGGCCAAGTGATGGAATTGAACGGCCAAAGATTCAAATATTATCGAGGCATGGGCTCTGCAGCTGCCATGCAAAAAGGAAGCAAAGACCGTTACGGGCAAAACGACGTCCGCGACACCCAAAAGCTGGTCCCCGAAGGCGTTGAAGCCAAAACGCCTTACCAAGGCCATTTGGAAAGCGTCTTATTCCAGCTGCTCGGCGGGCTTCGTTCGGGCATGGGTTATTTGGGAGCAGCCACTTTACCTGATTTGGTTAAACAAGCTCGCTTTGTGCAGATCACTTCCGCAGGTCTTGGAGAGAGCCAGGTACACAGCGTGGATCTCAGTCATGTCTAA
- a CDS encoding M24 family metallopeptidase — MNQRLVQFRKLLEQNQLLAGLVRSTDAYLNEYVSAEKSRRAYVTGFTGSAGDALVSADRAILFVDGRYEIQAAQEAIDFEVRVIPLGSSIESAWQKELRSWGEGRVGLETDRMSVTLFDQLKGIDWIELPDFGPSVGGDSEGERWSIPESIFGESTLQKLKRAESFFQDNPIDAFLIGPLDEIAWLSNQRAFEFPYQAVFSARALAYPDRLDWVSKPMFFRQGTRIGLDPDLTPESVRRELEQAGARVVFLKSPFQAMKSVKNPAELNHIRSAIARADRVVDETQRWISEQMEHGAALSENDVDQHVRERYKKSGATGLSFKPICAAAKNAAQVHYGVPSQNEKLNAGDLFLLDTGAYYEGGYATDLTRTFLLGGRSQLATELQKKIFTTVLKAAIAGMTARFPIGTTGAQLDALVRDPIWREGYTYPHGTGHGIGVNVHEAPPRISPASSFPMEENQVFSIEPGVYIEGFGGVRIENLCTVIRDSERSGFLKVIPLSFCPLDDRLIDTGLLTSSEMTFLTHYQSKFPVLL, encoded by the coding sequence ATGAACCAACGGCTCGTTCAATTCCGAAAGCTTCTTGAGCAAAATCAGCTTTTGGCAGGACTGGTTCGTTCCACGGATGCTTACCTCAATGAGTATGTCTCCGCCGAGAAAAGCCGAAGAGCCTATGTGACCGGCTTTACCGGTTCAGCCGGCGATGCTTTGGTTTCCGCCGATCGGGCCATTTTATTCGTGGATGGCCGATACGAAATCCAGGCAGCCCAAGAGGCCATTGACTTTGAGGTGCGCGTGATTCCTTTGGGAAGCTCGATTGAAAGCGCCTGGCAAAAAGAGTTACGATCTTGGGGAGAAGGTCGAGTAGGGCTCGAAACAGATCGGATGTCCGTGACTCTTTTTGATCAGCTCAAAGGGATTGATTGGATCGAACTACCCGATTTTGGACCGAGTGTTGGCGGAGATTCGGAAGGTGAGCGCTGGAGCATTCCAGAGAGCATCTTTGGTGAATCGACGTTGCAAAAGCTGAAAAGAGCCGAGTCTTTTTTTCAAGATAACCCAATTGATGCGTTTTTGATCGGCCCATTGGATGAAATTGCGTGGCTTAGCAATCAGCGAGCTTTCGAATTTCCGTATCAAGCCGTTTTCTCCGCAAGAGCCTTGGCTTACCCGGACCGCTTGGATTGGGTTTCTAAGCCGATGTTTTTTCGCCAAGGCACACGCATTGGGCTGGATCCCGATCTTACACCCGAATCCGTTCGACGAGAGTTAGAACAAGCGGGTGCCAGAGTGGTGTTTCTAAAAAGCCCTTTTCAAGCGATGAAATCCGTGAAGAATCCTGCCGAGCTCAATCACATACGCAGCGCGATTGCTCGGGCTGATCGAGTGGTTGACGAAACACAACGCTGGATTTCGGAGCAAATGGAGCATGGCGCGGCTCTTAGCGAGAACGACGTGGATCAACACGTGCGGGAGCGATACAAAAAGTCTGGGGCCACGGGTCTTTCGTTTAAGCCCATTTGTGCCGCTGCAAAAAACGCAGCCCAGGTTCACTATGGTGTTCCGAGTCAGAACGAAAAATTGAATGCAGGAGATCTCTTTTTGCTCGATACCGGAGCGTATTACGAAGGGGGATACGCGACCGATTTGACTCGAACCTTCTTGCTCGGAGGGCGGTCGCAACTGGCAACGGAACTGCAGAAAAAAATCTTCACAACGGTTTTAAAAGCAGCCATTGCGGGCATGACCGCACGCTTTCCGATCGGGACGACCGGTGCTCAACTGGATGCATTGGTGCGAGATCCAATCTGGCGAGAAGGTTATACCTATCCCCATGGGACTGGACATGGGATCGGTGTGAATGTCCATGAAGCTCCTCCTCGCATTTCCCCAGCGAGTTCGTTTCCGATGGAAGAAAACCAGGTATTTTCTATCGAACCCGGAGTGTATATCGAGGGTTTCGGAGGCGTTCGCATTGAAAACCTTTGCACGGTGATTCGTGATTCAGAGCGATCAGGCTTTTTGAAAGTGATTCCGTTATCATTTTGCCCCTTGGATGATCGCTTGATTGACACAGGCTTATTAACCTCTTCTGAGATGACCTTCCTAACACATTATCAAAGCAAATTTCCGGTGCTACTATGA